The following nucleotide sequence is from uncultured Draconibacterium sp..
ATATAACTGTTTTGGGAGTACCTGGCGAAAAACTAATTGTAAAATCATTAAAAAAAGGACAATTTGATACCGGTTCGATTACCTCAGTAAAATTATTGGGGCATAATAAGGAATTGCCGTGGACACAAACAATAAATGGTTTTGAAATGGAAATTCCTTCACAAGGTTTGAATGAAAAAGCAATTTCAATAAAATTATCATTTACAGGGAAAATTCCGGAAACTCAAATTGAATCCAGTAAATGATCTGATGTAAGATATTGTTTTAGAAAAAATATAATTAAATGAACGGATAGGTGTTATTAGTTTAATTTACAGTTCGCTGTAAATTTAGTTTAGTTAGTTAAGCCCGGTCATTGCACCGGGCTTTTTAATCTATTTCCTGAAGAAAATTAATTCAGACTACTTGTATTTTGAACAGAAATACAGTTTGTTTTTTGAGAAAAAGACATTTTTTTAGTGAGAATTATTTGTTTTAAGAGTTAGTATTAAAGATATTTTTAAACTTCAAGTTCTAAAATCGCTGATGAAACAGTTTTCAATATACTGCTTTATATTTTTCTTTTTTATTGCTTCTAATACAAGAGCAATAGAAAAACGTTATGTATTCAATAAATTAAGTAATGAAAATGGGTTAACTTATAATACAGTAAAAGATATTGCTCAGGAAGAGTCCGGGATTATCTGGTTTGCCACTAAACAAGGACTTAACAAGTACGATAGTTACAATATTGAATCTTATTATAAAGAAGACAATGTAGGGATTCCTTCGAATTTTTTTACCTGTCTATTAATAACAAAGGATAACCACTTGTTTGCGGGGACCAATAAGGGACTGATTAAGTATAACCGTCGATTCAATAATTTTGAACCGCTTCTATTTAAAGGTAGCCCCATCAGAAAGATAAATTCACTCACGGAATCAAACTCAGGAACAATTCTAATAGGAACTAATCGAGGAATATTTTGTTATTATCCAAATGAAGAAATGATTGTGAAGTTTGTCTCTCTTAAGGACAAACATATTACATCCATTGCTGAATACAACTTGGATGAATTCATTGTAACTTCAAATTCAGGTTTATATTTTATTAATTCTGATGGAGTTTTGCTTGAGTATTACGATAAAAACAATACTCGTGATTTACCAACTCATCATTTTATGAAAGCTTATATTGATAGTAAAAAAGATTGTTGGCTGGGTACCTATAACGATGGTTTGTATAAGTTTAATAGAAAAGAAAAAACATTTCAAAAAGAACTGCTTGCTGAAATTGATCAAGCTGAAACCAAAGTTGTACGAGATATTGAAGAAGATTTAGATGGGAATTTATGGGTTTGTAGCGAGTTAGGTATTTTTATTCTTAACCTGGAAACAAATGAATCTGTTAATATTCAACATTCTCTCGAAAAATCGGAATATCACCTAAACGATAA
It contains:
- a CDS encoding two-component regulator propeller domain-containing protein; the encoded protein is MKQFSIYCFIFFFFIASNTRAIEKRYVFNKLSNENGLTYNTVKDIAQEESGIIWFATKQGLNKYDSYNIESYYKEDNVGIPSNFFTCLLITKDNHLFAGTNKGLIKYNRRFNNFEPLLFKGSPIRKINSLTESNSGTILIGTNRGIFCYYPNEEMIVKFVSLKDKHITSIAEYNLDEFIVTSNSGLYFINSDGVLLEYYDKNNTRDLPTHHFMKAYIDSKKDCWLGTYNDGLYKFNRKEKTFQKELLAEIDQAETKVVRDIEEDLDGNLWVCSELGIFILNLETNESVNIQHSLEKSEYHLNDNATYCLFHSHEDIMWIGTYFGGVNYTNLNNSKGFYNIYPGDNENELHGKAVNKLYKDSKGILWIATEDGGVCMENPLKLTTLLRFRECKLNSVYKFKTFNIATYDRQEERIT